In Roseofilum casamattae BLCC-M143, one genomic interval encodes:
- a CDS encoding Spy/CpxP family protein refolding chaperone yields the protein MMSINPKSITRLCAVTFTVLMLGGGMAEARPSWGDRHLNNADSNSLILAQRGPGQRGNRGDRLIQELNLSPDQQQQMQAIKSRYQPQMEAQKEQVQQAREQLRDLMVSNASDGQIRAQHQQVQQLMQQMGNLRFNSMLEVRAILDSSQRQQFANLMEQKHRGGRPGGRRGQPGNVESPDSTGF from the coding sequence ATGATGTCAATCAACCCAAAATCCATCACCCGTTTGTGTGCCGTAACCTTCACTGTTTTGATGTTAGGAGGAGGCATGGCCGAAGCACGTCCGAGTTGGGGCGATCGCCATCTCAATAATGCCGACTCCAACAGTTTAATTCTCGCACAACGGGGTCCGGGTCAGCGCGGAAATCGCGGCGATCGCTTAATCCAAGAACTCAATCTTTCTCCCGACCAGCAACAACAAATGCAAGCAATTAAATCCCGCTACCAACCCCAAATGGAAGCCCAAAAAGAGCAAGTCCAGCAAGCGCGGGAACAATTGCGCGATCTCATGGTTAGCAATGCCAGCGACGGCCAAATTCGCGCTCAACATCAACAAGTGCAACAGCTCATGCAACAAATGGGCAATCTGCGCTTCAATAGTATGCTGGAAGTACGTGCCATTCTCGATTCCAGTCAACGCCAGCAGTTTGCTAATTTGATGGAACAAAAACATCGGGGCGGTCGTCCGGGAGGGCGTCGCGGCCAGCCTGGAAACGTTGAAAGTCCCGATTCTACAGGGTTCTAA
- the rsmG gene encoding 16S rRNA (guanine(527)-N(7))-methyltransferase RsmG, with amino-acid sequence MMGLQIAPDTPQLPEFLDIWQQTLNWQPTPEQWQQFQALYGLVLAGNQQLNLTRITEPHPFWEKHIWDSVRGLAFLLSAKISEDCQLPDGNIYDRDRPLRLIDIGTGAGFPGLPAAIVLHPIYPQLEIALLDSTQKKIAFLQDAIASMNLQSILPQAGRAEAIGREPNFFQSYDICCLRAVAKPEICLKYALPFLKPAGLAILYRGRWTVEEEKALEKSAKKSGAKIESVQAFKTPLTNGDRHCVYVRYRSHL; translated from the coding sequence ATGATGGGTTTACAGATTGCTCCAGATACGCCGCAATTGCCCGAGTTTCTCGATATTTGGCAACAGACTTTAAATTGGCAACCAACACCAGAACAATGGCAACAATTTCAAGCATTGTATGGTTTGGTGTTGGCCGGAAATCAACAGCTCAATTTAACTCGCATTACCGAACCCCATCCATTTTGGGAAAAGCACATATGGGACTCAGTTCGCGGTCTTGCTTTTCTTTTATCTGCGAAAATATCCGAAGATTGTCAGTTACCTGATGGGAATATTTACGATCGCGATCGTCCTTTACGATTAATAGATATCGGTACTGGAGCAGGATTTCCAGGATTGCCTGCCGCTATCGTGTTGCACCCAATTTATCCGCAACTGGAGATAGCGTTACTGGATTCGACACAAAAGAAGATCGCGTTTTTGCAGGATGCGATCGCCAGCATGAACCTGCAGTCTATTCTACCACAAGCAGGCAGAGCAGAAGCGATCGGACGGGAGCCTAATTTTTTCCAAAGCTACGATATTTGCTGTCTGCGTGCCGTTGCGAAACCCGAGATTTGTCTCAAGTATGCTTTGCCATTCTTAAAGCCAGCCGGGTTAGCGATTTTATATCGAGGTCGTTGGACTGTAGAGGAAGAAAAAGCGCTAGAGAAATCTGCGAAAAAGTCAGGTGCTAAAATTGAGTCAGTGCAAGCCTTCAAAACGCCATTAACGAATGGCGATCGGCACTGTGTTTATGTACGATATCGATCGCATTTATAG
- a CDS encoding Sll0314/Alr1548 family TPR repeat-containing protein, whose amino-acid sequence MIDRRKLWQFFSTLGIVSCLQLMFSGLPTHAGDPFRDRSPHQIGQHTEAAFKSLFIGGDYPQARRHLQQAQQRENNDPLVYSMLASLAYIDEDWEGLGDYGTQTREVAEALVPTDALRGNLYIAVGHFLEGAYHASKYGAVRGAPQALNKLQDALKYLKKAEAIASDDPELNLVKGYMDLMLSVVLPFADTEQAIDRLETLARPQYLTYRGIAMAYRDLEDYQNALTYVNRAMEITPNHPEIHYLKAQILNKLGQSQAAKNAFNKALSRPQILPKYLVAQIFFEACKNQRKLDQKPRNCDALRDPIKQGNNLWGPATLPSLD is encoded by the coding sequence ATGATTGACCGACGCAAGCTATGGCAATTTTTCTCGACATTGGGAATCGTCAGTTGTCTGCAACTGATGTTCTCGGGACTTCCCACACACGCAGGAGATCCATTTCGCGATCGCTCGCCGCACCAAATCGGCCAGCATACAGAAGCGGCTTTTAAGTCCCTTTTTATTGGAGGAGATTATCCACAAGCGCGGAGACATTTACAGCAAGCACAGCAGCGGGAAAATAACGATCCTCTCGTTTATTCGATGTTAGCATCTTTAGCTTATATTGATGAAGATTGGGAAGGGTTAGGAGACTACGGTACTCAAACTCGTGAAGTGGCAGAAGCCTTAGTTCCAACAGATGCTTTGCGAGGTAATCTTTATATTGCCGTCGGTCATTTTTTGGAAGGAGCTTATCACGCGAGTAAATACGGAGCAGTGCGAGGTGCGCCACAAGCTCTAAATAAGTTGCAAGATGCCTTGAAATACCTGAAAAAAGCCGAAGCGATCGCATCGGACGATCCGGAATTAAATTTAGTCAAAGGCTACATGGATTTAATGCTATCGGTGGTCTTACCTTTCGCCGATACGGAACAGGCGATCGATCGCCTAGAAACTCTGGCTCGTCCTCAGTATTTGACTTATCGAGGTATTGCCATGGCCTATCGCGATTTAGAGGATTACCAAAATGCTCTAACCTATGTGAATCGTGCCATGGAAATCACCCCCAATCATCCCGAGATTCATTATCTCAAAGCCCAAATTCTGAATAAGCTCGGACAATCTCAAGCTGCCAAAAATGCGTTTAACAAGGCATTATCTCGTCCGCAAATCTTACCCAAATATCTCGTGGCACAAATATTTTTTGAAGCCTGCAAAAATCAACGCAAACTCGACCAAAAGCCTCGTAACTGCGATGCCTTACGCGATCCAATTAAACAGGGAAATAACCTTTGGGGTCCGGCAACCTTACCCTCTTTAGATTAA
- a CDS encoding glutathione S-transferase family protein — protein sequence MTLTKSLPLSWEELEKLTSFTRDIINGPTNSQARLRLFGQAESDVRVTLYRDHHAWCPYCQKVWLWLEEKQIPYRIEKVTMFCYGTKEKWYTKKVRSGMLPAVELDGRLITESDDILVALEETFGPLNEVGMRDRQAIPLRKLERLLFRGWCTWLCYPTRSQKEDQRSRDQFTAIAAQVEAAIASTPGPYFLEKFGTVDIIFTPYVERMNASLYYYKGYSLREENPRLSDWFDAMETRSTYRGTQSDFHTHTHDLPPQMGGCYPNKEEQTRINQERVDRGPWLGLPDVKYSEPENSCAEALHRVIKHRHNIIRINPADDRLFDEALRCALTSMMTGESCMPPSGSDSALRYLRDRISVPRDMSIYAAKRLRAALESTAALSGDKQGIPISVRDRRDQNPANFVPVEV from the coding sequence ATGACATTGACGAAATCCTTACCTCTAAGTTGGGAAGAGCTGGAAAAACTGACCTCGTTTACCCGAGATATAATTAACGGGCCGACGAATTCGCAAGCAAGATTGCGGTTGTTCGGACAAGCAGAATCTGACGTGCGCGTTACTCTTTATCGCGACCATCATGCTTGGTGTCCCTATTGCCAAAAAGTATGGTTGTGGTTGGAAGAAAAACAAATTCCATACCGCATTGAGAAAGTGACCATGTTCTGTTATGGAACTAAGGAGAAATGGTATACGAAAAAAGTGCGATCGGGAATGTTGCCGGCGGTGGAACTTGACGGTCGGTTAATTACCGAAAGTGACGATATTTTAGTAGCATTAGAAGAGACATTCGGCCCGTTAAATGAGGTGGGAATGCGCGATCGCCAAGCTATCCCCTTGCGCAAGCTAGAACGCCTGTTATTTCGCGGTTGGTGTACCTGGTTGTGCTATCCGACGCGATCGCAGAAAGAAGACCAACGCAGTCGAGACCAGTTTACCGCGATCGCAGCGCAAGTGGAAGCCGCGATCGCCAGTACTCCGGGGCCTTATTTCCTGGAAAAATTTGGTACGGTTGATATCATTTTTACTCCTTATGTCGAGCGGATGAATGCCAGTCTTTACTACTACAAAGGCTATTCCTTGCGCGAAGAAAACCCGCGACTTTCAGACTGGTTTGATGCCATGGAAACCCGCTCGACTTATCGAGGAACGCAAAGCGATTTTCATACTCATACTCACGACTTGCCTCCGCAAATGGGTGGATGCTATCCTAATAAAGAGGAGCAAACTCGGATTAATCAAGAACGAGTCGATCGCGGTCCTTGGTTGGGATTACCTGACGTGAAGTATTCGGAACCAGAAAACTCGTGCGCGGAAGCTTTGCACCGAGTGATTAAGCATCGTCATAATATCATTCGGATTAACCCCGCCGACGATCGTCTGTTTGATGAAGCTTTGCGGTGCGCGCTCACCTCTATGATGACGGGAGAGAGCTGTATGCCGCCGTCGGGTTCCGATAGTGCATTGCGGTACTTGCGCGATCGCATTAGTGTACCCCGAGATATGTCTATCTATGCCGCGAAACGACTGCGCGCCGCACTAGAGAGTACGGCGGCTTTATCCGGCGATAAGCAAGGAATTCCAATCTCCGTCAGAGATCGCCGCGATCAGAATCCAGCTAACTTCGTTCCAGTTGAGGTCTAA
- a CDS encoding Uma2 family endonuclease: MVTALSSPTEPRVSPGNRIILNGVSWLTFTTLLAEVGDDRAWRIAYDAGVLEIRMPLQQHEVPNRLLEAFIYSIADELEIEVMSLGSLLLEREDVARAVEPDSCFYIQNESLVRSKTIKLPDDPPPDLAIESDYTNSSLNKFTLYAGLGVPELWRYTRGNLQVYRLVDGEYQAVSQSLAFPFLPVDEVPSFIAQSKEIGQRSAVRLFRQRIRQILENEF, encoded by the coding sequence ATGGTAACCGCATTATCTTCTCCCACAGAACCGAGAGTTTCCCCAGGCAACCGAATTATCTTAAATGGAGTGAGCTGGTTAACGTTCACCACCTTGCTTGCAGAAGTTGGAGACGATCGTGCTTGGAGAATTGCTTACGATGCAGGAGTTTTAGAAATCAGGATGCCATTGCAGCAACATGAAGTACCCAATCGTCTGCTAGAAGCTTTCATTTATAGTATTGCCGACGAACTGGAAATTGAAGTGATGAGCCTCGGTTCTTTATTATTAGAGCGAGAAGATGTAGCTCGCGCGGTTGAACCCGATAGTTGTTTTTATATTCAGAATGAGAGCTTAGTCAGAAGTAAGACGATTAAACTCCCTGACGATCCGCCTCCGGATTTAGCCATTGAGTCGGATTACACGAATTCATCTCTCAATAAATTTACCCTATATGCCGGGTTGGGAGTTCCCGAACTCTGGCGATATACTCGGGGTAATTTACAAGTGTATCGATTGGTTGATGGGGAATATCAAGCCGTTTCCCAAAGTCTTGCATTTCCTTTTTTACCCGTAGATGAAGTTCCTAGTTTTATTGCTCAAAGTAAAGAAATCGGACAGCGTTCTGCAGTGCGGTTGTTTCGGCAGAGAATACGGCAGATTTTAGAGAATGAGTTTTGA
- a CDS encoding ABC transporter ATP-binding protein, whose translation MLYLKDLGYHPPASLTPVLTSINLDLAPQELGLIIGPSGSGKSTLMEILAGLVEPTSGEVRWREQVLNSEYLQQLAGLVFQFPERHFCGSTILEELRLGHPELGSDRVEEALTEVGLEFLSLQTSPRDLSGGQQRRLALAVQLIRQPSILMLDEPTAGLDWSMRLQLIQLLAKLKSHWTLIVVTHDPDYLLNLADRCWYLDRGTLTARSL comes from the coding sequence ATGTTATATCTCAAAGACTTAGGGTATCATCCTCCAGCGAGTCTAACTCCAGTATTAACCTCGATTAATCTCGATTTGGCTCCCCAAGAGTTAGGATTAATTATCGGACCGAGTGGTTCCGGAAAAAGTACCTTGATGGAAATTTTAGCCGGTTTAGTCGAACCCACTTCCGGAGAAGTCCGCTGGCGCGAGCAAGTGCTTAATTCCGAGTATTTACAACAGCTTGCTGGATTAGTATTTCAGTTTCCCGAACGTCATTTTTGTGGTAGCACTATCTTGGAAGAGCTACGTTTGGGACATCCGGAATTGGGTAGCGATCGCGTGGAAGAAGCCTTAACTGAAGTGGGTTTAGAATTCCTCTCCTTGCAAACCTCCCCTCGCGATCTCAGCGGCGGACAACAACGCCGTCTCGCCTTGGCCGTACAACTTATCCGCCAACCCAGTATCCTTATGTTAGATGAACCAACGGCAGGATTAGATTGGTCGATGCGCCTACAGTTAATCCAATTATTAGCGAAACTGAAATCTCATTGGACGTTAATTGTTGTGACTCACGATCCTGATTATTTGCTGAATTTAGCCGATCGCTGTTGGTATTTAGATCGAGGGACACTAACAGCGCGGAGTCTTTAA
- the secA gene encoding preprotein translocase subunit SecA, translated as MLKNLFGDPNARKLKKYQPFVAEINLYEEEIQGLSDEQLRGKTAEFRAQLDNVKTEKGKEELLDELLPEAFAVVREASRRVLGMRHYDVQAIGGMVLHDGQIAEMKTGEGKTLVSTLPAYLNALGGKGVHIITVNDYLARRDAEWMGQVHRFLGLSVGLIQQNMAPADRRKNYNCDITYATNSEVGFDYLRDNMASSMSEVVQRPFNFCIIDEVDSVLIDEARTPLIISGQVDRPSEKYIRAAQLAATLVALDEETGEGHYEVDEKGRNVLLTDEGYIAAEEFLQVKDLFDPDDPWAHFAFNAIKARELFIKDVNYIVRDDEIIIVDEFTGRVMPGRRWSDGLHQAIEAKEHVEIQPETQTLATITYQNFFLLYPKLSGMTGTAKTEEAEFEKIYDLQVTIVPTNRPIGRQDMADVVYKTEEGKWKAIANDCAELHEGGRPILVGTTSVEKSEVLSGLLHELQVPHQLLNAKPENVERESEIVAQAGRKGAVTIATNMAGRGTDIILGGNSDYMARLKLREYFMPRIVSPESEEDMFAKVGRGRGGARGFTEDKKPKTWKVSPKIFPTEISASTEAKLKEVVDLAVAEYGERSLSELAAEDKIAIAAEKAPTSDPIIQKLREVFNLIRKEYDEWTDREHEEVIGIGGLFAIGTERHDSRRIDNQLRGRAGRQGDPGTTKFYLSLQDNLLRIFGGDRVAGLMEMFKVEEDMPIESGMLTRSLEGAQKKVETYYYDIRKQVFEYDEVMNNQRRAIYAERRRVLEGQDLKEQVIAYAERTMDDIVEAYVNPELPAEEWDLAQLVGKVQEFVYLLADMTPQQLEDLSFTEMKTFLHESVRIAYDLKEADVDRIQPGLMRQAERFFILQQIDTLWREHLQQMDALRESVGLRGYGQKDPLVEYKSEGYELFLEMMISIRRNVVYSLFQFQPQSQPKAAPQQETV; from the coding sequence ATGCTGAAAAATCTGTTTGGCGACCCCAATGCCCGGAAACTAAAAAAGTACCAGCCGTTCGTGGCTGAGATTAACCTCTACGAAGAAGAAATTCAAGGTCTATCCGACGAGCAGTTGCGGGGAAAAACGGCAGAGTTTAGAGCACAGCTCGATAACGTCAAGACAGAAAAAGGCAAAGAAGAACTGCTAGACGAACTATTACCGGAAGCCTTTGCCGTGGTGCGCGAAGCCTCTCGCCGCGTCTTGGGTATGCGCCACTACGACGTACAAGCCATTGGTGGAATGGTGTTGCACGACGGGCAAATCGCTGAAATGAAAACTGGGGAAGGAAAAACCCTGGTGTCTACCCTACCGGCTTACTTAAATGCCTTGGGAGGAAAAGGGGTTCATATTATTACGGTAAACGACTATCTGGCTCGACGAGATGCGGAATGGATGGGGCAAGTCCACCGGTTTCTGGGGTTGAGTGTCGGCCTGATTCAGCAGAATATGGCTCCAGCCGATCGCCGGAAAAACTATAATTGCGATATTACTTACGCGACTAACTCGGAAGTCGGCTTCGACTATTTGCGCGATAACATGGCGTCCTCCATGTCGGAAGTAGTGCAGCGACCGTTTAATTTTTGCATTATTGACGAGGTAGACTCCGTCCTGATCGATGAAGCCAGAACCCCTCTCATTATCTCCGGTCAAGTAGACCGTCCCAGTGAAAAGTATATCCGAGCCGCCCAACTCGCTGCGACCTTAGTTGCTCTAGATGAGGAAACTGGGGAAGGCCATTACGAAGTGGACGAAAAAGGTCGTAATGTTCTCCTCACTGACGAAGGCTACATTGCGGCGGAAGAATTTTTACAAGTTAAAGACTTATTCGATCCGGACGATCCCTGGGCCCACTTTGCCTTCAATGCAATTAAAGCCAGAGAACTGTTTATTAAAGATGTAAACTATATTGTTCGCGATGATGAGATTATTATTGTTGATGAGTTTACCGGTCGGGTGATGCCCGGTCGGCGCTGGAGCGACGGACTGCATCAGGCTATTGAAGCGAAAGAACATGTGGAAATCCAGCCGGAAACCCAAACCCTAGCGACAATCACGTATCAGAATTTCTTCTTGCTCTATCCGAAGCTGTCGGGGATGACGGGGACGGCGAAAACGGAAGAAGCCGAGTTTGAGAAAATCTACGATCTACAAGTAACCATTGTGCCTACCAACCGACCTATCGGTCGCCAGGATATGGCTGATGTGGTCTATAAAACGGAAGAAGGGAAGTGGAAGGCGATCGCTAATGACTGTGCGGAATTACACGAAGGCGGCCGGCCGATTCTAGTTGGAACCACGAGTGTGGAGAAATCAGAGGTCTTGTCGGGATTGTTGCACGAACTACAAGTGCCTCACCAACTGCTGAATGCGAAGCCGGAGAACGTGGAGCGGGAATCGGAAATTGTGGCCCAAGCCGGTCGCAAAGGTGCAGTAACTATTGCAACGAACATGGCGGGACGAGGAACGGATATTATTCTTGGAGGTAACTCGGACTACATGGCCCGGCTGAAGTTGCGCGAGTATTTTATGCCGCGCATTGTTTCTCCCGAAAGCGAAGAAGATATGTTCGCTAAAGTCGGTCGAGGTCGCGGTGGCGCGCGCGGGTTTACTGAAGACAAGAAACCGAAGACTTGGAAGGTTTCTCCGAAAATTTTCCCTACGGAAATTTCTGCCAGTACGGAAGCCAAACTGAAAGAAGTGGTCGATCTGGCGGTAGCAGAATATGGAGAACGGAGCTTGAGCGAGTTAGCCGCAGAAGATAAAATTGCGATCGCCGCTGAAAAAGCACCCACCAGCGACCCCATCATTCAAAAATTGCGCGAAGTCTTTAATCTGATTCGCAAGGAATACGATGAATGGACAGACCGCGAACATGAAGAAGTGATCGGTATTGGCGGTTTATTCGCCATTGGTACGGAGCGCCACGACTCCCGACGCATTGACAACCAGTTGCGCGGTCGTGCCGGACGTCAGGGCGACCCCGGAACCACCAAGTTCTATCTCAGCTTACAAGATAACTTGTTGCGGATTTTTGGCGGCGATCGCGTTGCCGGACTGATGGAGATGTTCAAAGTTGAAGAAGATATGCCTATCGAGTCGGGAATGCTGACGCGATCGTTGGAAGGGGCGCAGAAAAAGGTCGAAACCTACTACTACGATATCCGCAAACAAGTCTTTGAATACGACGAAGTCATGAACAACCAACGGCGCGCTATTTATGCCGAGCGCCGTCGCGTTTTGGAAGGGCAAGACCTGAAAGAGCAGGTAATTGCTTATGCCGAGCGCACTATGGATGATATTGTCGAAGCTTATGTTAACCCAGAATTACCAGCGGAAGAGTGGGATTTAGCCCAGTTGGTGGGTAAGGTGCAAGAGTTTGTCTACTTGCTGGCGGATATGACGCCGCAGCAGCTAGAAGACTTGAGCTTTACCGAGATGAAGACCTTCTTGCACGAGAGCGTGCGCATTGCCTACGATTTGAAAGAAGCTGATGTAGACCGGATTCAACCGGGATTGATGCGCCAAGCCGAGCGCTTCTTTATTCTCCAGCAAATCGATACCCTCTGGCGCGAGCACTTACAACAGATGGATGCTTTGCGCGAGTCGGTTGGTCTGCGCGGTTACGGTCAAAAAGATCCGTTAGTGGAATATAAGAGCGAAGGATACGAGCTGTTCCTCGAGATGATGATTTCCATTCGCCGGAATGTGGTCTATTCTCTCTTCCAGTTCCAACCCCAGTCCCAACCGAAAGCGGCTCCGCAACAGGAAACGGTTTAA
- a CDS encoding sigma-70 family RNA polymerase sigma factor, translating to MVQRSLKGDRHSFRLLYRRYHDRVRSTLYQLCGSSQLDDLVQEVFLRAWKGLPKFQKRSQFSTWLYRISCNVASDRRRKLAKQAPATAEVETNLAAGDRSELMELHYRDLVQRGLESLSWEHRAVLVLHDLEDLPQKEVAQILQVPVGTVKSRLFNGRAAMRKFLEAEGVQL from the coding sequence CTGGTACAACGATCGCTCAAGGGCGATCGCCACAGCTTCCGGTTATTATACCGTCGCTATCACGACCGGGTGCGCTCTACCTTGTATCAATTATGCGGCTCATCGCAATTGGACGATCTGGTGCAAGAAGTCTTTCTCCGTGCCTGGAAAGGGTTGCCCAAATTCCAGAAGCGATCGCAATTTTCTACCTGGTTATATCGAATTAGCTGTAATGTGGCGTCCGATCGCCGGCGCAAGCTCGCGAAACAAGCGCCTGCTACGGCTGAAGTCGAAACCAACTTAGCTGCGGGCGATCGCTCCGAGTTAATGGAATTACACTATCGAGATTTAGTCCAGCGCGGACTCGAATCTCTCAGTTGGGAGCACCGAGCCGTCCTCGTCCTGCACGACCTCGAGGATCTCCCTCAAAAAGAAGTAGCACAAATTTTACAAGTTCCTGTAGGAACCGTAAAATCAAGGCTATTTAACGGTCGTGCTGCCATGCGTAAGTTTCTCGAAGCCGAAGGGGTACAGCTATGA
- the nadB gene encoding L-aspartate oxidase translates to MTQTPPANCEAIVVGSGAAGLYATLCLPEHYRIVLVTKDKLRTGSSKWAQGGIAAAIAEDDSPILHLEDTLRAGAGLCDRQAVQFLVENAPSAIASLLELGVAFDRNNDRLATTLEAAHSRSRVLHSQDTTGRAIIDILTARVTERPNIQVISQAFALSLWQDEQTSRCQGISLLCNNQITWIRANAVILATGGGGQIFAQTTNPAVSTGDGVALAWRAGAQLRDLEFVQFHPTALSQPGAPRFLISEAVRGEGAHLVDAEGRRFAFDCDPRGELAPRDVVSRAIFNRLQQTSAHPEMANVYLDLREIPPEKVRYRFPNIINKCQQWGVDVFEQPIPVAPAAHYWMGGVAVDVMARTSIPGLYAIGETASTGVHGANRLASNSLLECIVFAAQLRELQVERVECDRNSPVRVEWADWSEECDRIQTLREQLPILMWRSAGICRTESVLQAAISQVSAWHSELSELEISQCLSRFVSEETIELRSSSAEQQLKLAAETTNLLEISLLVLESAVSRQESRGGHYRSDYPETLDNWQVHTITEGNIIFYH, encoded by the coding sequence ATGACTCAAACTCCTCCTGCCAACTGCGAAGCGATCGTGGTTGGTTCTGGAGCTGCGGGACTCTATGCTACCCTTTGTTTGCCGGAACACTATCGGATTGTGTTGGTGACGAAGGATAAGTTGCGCACGGGATCGAGTAAGTGGGCCCAGGGAGGGATAGCAGCGGCCATTGCTGAGGATGATTCTCCCATACTGCATTTGGAGGATACGTTGCGTGCGGGAGCGGGATTGTGCGATCGCCAAGCCGTCCAATTTTTAGTCGAAAATGCCCCATCGGCCATCGCGTCGTTGCTCGAGTTGGGCGTTGCTTTCGATCGCAATAACGATCGGTTAGCCACGACTCTAGAAGCGGCTCACTCGCGATCGCGGGTGCTTCATTCTCAGGATACAACCGGACGAGCAATTATTGATATTCTCACGGCCCGAGTCACCGAACGCCCTAATATTCAAGTTATCTCGCAAGCCTTTGCTCTCAGCTTGTGGCAAGACGAGCAAACTTCTCGCTGTCAAGGAATTAGTTTACTCTGCAATAACCAAATTACCTGGATACGAGCGAATGCCGTGATTTTAGCTACCGGTGGCGGCGGTCAAATTTTTGCCCAAACGACGAATCCGGCGGTAAGTACTGGCGATGGGGTTGCACTGGCGTGGCGAGCTGGAGCGCAGTTACGAGATTTGGAGTTCGTCCAGTTCCATCCCACCGCTTTAAGTCAACCGGGAGCGCCTCGTTTTCTGATTAGCGAGGCGGTGCGTGGAGAAGGAGCGCACTTAGTGGATGCTGAGGGGCGGCGGTTTGCGTTTGACTGCGATCCTCGGGGAGAGCTGGCGCCGCGCGATGTGGTCAGTCGGGCGATTTTTAATCGTTTGCAGCAGACTTCCGCTCATCCAGAAATGGCGAATGTTTATCTTGATTTGCGCGAGATTCCACCGGAGAAGGTACGCTATCGGTTTCCGAATATCATCAATAAGTGCCAGCAGTGGGGAGTGGATGTGTTCGAGCAACCCATACCTGTTGCGCCGGCGGCTCATTATTGGATGGGAGGCGTTGCCGTGGATGTGATGGCACGGACTTCTATACCGGGATTATACGCGATCGGAGAAACGGCCAGTACCGGAGTGCATGGTGCTAATCGTTTGGCCAGTAATTCTTTGTTGGAATGTATCGTGTTTGCAGCACAGTTGCGAGAGTTGCAGGTAGAACGAGTAGAATGCGATCGCAACTCACCCGTTCGGGTAGAATGGGCAGATTGGAGCGAGGAGTGCGATCGCATTCAAACCCTGCGCGAACAGTTACCCATTCTCATGTGGCGCAGCGCTGGGATTTGTCGAACCGAGTCGGTATTGCAAGCAGCCATCTCTCAGGTAAGTGCTTGGCATTCTGAGTTATCCGAATTAGAAATAAGCCAATGTTTATCCCGTTTCGTATCGGAAGAAACCATTGAGTTGCGCTCTAGTTCGGCCGAGCAACAGTTAAAGCTCGCTGCGGAAACGACAAATTTATTAGAGATTAGCCTTCTCGTGCTCGAGAGTGCGGTATCGCGCCAAGAAAGTCGAGGCGGACATTATCGCAGCGATTATCCAGAAACTCTAGATAACTGGCAAGTTCACACTATAACAGAAGGCAATATTATATTTTATCACTAA